ACGGAGGCCTCAAGGGACTTCGCGTTCTGGGCGGCTTCGCCAAGTCCTCGGTTGACGGTGACTTTCACCACCTTGGGGACTTCGTGGATGTTGGAGAGACTCAGGTCTTTCAGCAGTTTGGGCTGAATGGTCTCCCGATAGCGCTGTTTCAGTGACATGGCTGGGGGATGGGACTTCTGGGCTTGGTCAGAAGGAGGGTCGGGGTGATCAGTCGATCACCTCGCCTGTTTTCTTGAGGCGGCGCTTCTTGCTGCCGTCTTTCTCGGTGATCAGCTCGACTCGGCTGGCCACCTTTTTTGTGGTGGAGTAGAGCATCACGTTGGAGGCATGCAGTGATGCTTCTTCGGTGACGATCCGTCCGCTCTCACCTTCTTGGGTGGGCTTCACGTGGCGCGTGCGCATGTTCACGCCTTCCACGATCACGCGGTTTTCATTGGGCAAGGTGCGCAGAACTTCTCCGGTCTTGCCCTTGTCCTTGCCGGCAATGACCTGAACGGTGTCGCCTTTGCGCAGACGCATCTTGATGCGCTGGGTCGGTGCTGATTGGGATGTTGCAGCGGCCATGATCAGATCACCTCCGGAGCGAGGGACACGATTTTGGTGAAGTTGCGCTCGCGCAGCTCACGGGCAACGGGACCGAAGACGCGGGTGCCCTTGGGGTTCTTGTCGTCGTTGATGATCACGGCGGCGTTGTCGTCGAACCGGATCGAATTTCCGGTGTCACGACGCAGGGTCGCCTTGGTGCGAACCACCACAGCTTTGACTACATCGGACTTTTTCACGCCCATGTTGGGCATGGCGTCTTTGACGGCGGCGACGATCACATCACCCACGTGGGCGTAGCGGCGGTTGGTGCCCAGCACACGGATGCACTGGATGCGCTTGGCGCCGCTGTTATCGGCGACGGTGAGGAACGATTCCTGTTGGATCATTTTTGACCCTCCTCAGCCTTGGGGCTGTGGCTAAGCACCTCGGCGACGGCCCAGCGCTTGTGGCGGCTGAGCGGGCGAGTTTCGGTGATGCGAACCCTGTCTCCGACGCGAACACTGTTGTCCTCGTCATGAGCTTTGTAGCGGGTGGTGCGGCTCACCGTCTTTTGATAGATGGGATGTGGGAAGCGGTTTTCCACCGCCACCACCACCGTTTTGTCCATCTTGTCGCTGACGACGGTGCCGACCCTTTCCTTGAGTGCCATGGGAATGAAACGGGGGATCAGGAGGCGGTGGAGCTTTGACGCTCCTTCTGCACCGTCAGCAGCTGAGCCAGCTTGATGCGGCTCTGCTTGAAACGGTGGGTGTTGCCCAGCTGCCGGGTGGCTTGCTGGAAGCGCAGATCGAACAGTTCACGGCGAAGACCGTTGATCTGTTCAGTGATGTCTGCGTCGGAGAGCTGACGCAGCTCGGAAGCGTTGGGACGTGCCATGGTCAGGACTCCACGGTGGCGGCAGCAGCGGCCGGAGCGTTCGCTCCGGTGGACTGCTCCTGTTCATCGAGGCTGATGAACTTGGTCTTCACAGGGAGCTTGTATTGCGCAAGGCGCATCGCTTCCCGTGCGATTTCAGGGGTGATTTCGTCACCACCCATTTCGAAGAGAATCCGACCGGGTTTGATCACAGCGACCCAGAATTCTGGGTTGCCCTTACCAGAACCCATGCGGGTTTCGGCAGGTCGCATGGTGACCGGTTTGTCCGGGAAAATTCGGATCCAGATCTTGCCGCCACGCTTGACGTAGCGGGTCATGGCACGACGGCTGGCCTCGATCTGACGCGAGGTGATCCAGCCACATTCTTGTGCCTGCAGAGCGAACTGACCGAAAGCGATGGTGTTGCCACGGGTGGCGACGCCACGCATACGGCCGCGTTGCTGCTTGCGGAATTTGACGCGTTTTGGACTCAGCATGGTTCAGGCCTCCTGTTCACCCCTCGTTGGAGCGGTCTTCGAACTGTTGGGGCCTGCGGCCGGCCCGACGCCGCGGGGTTGCCCCCACAGGCAGTTGCTGCTGGGCTTCATCCCCCAGCACTTCGCCCTTGAACACCCAAACCTTGATGCCCAGCACGCCGTAGGTCGTGCTGGCCACCTTGGTGGCGTAGTCGATGTCAGCGCGCAGGGTGTGCAGGGGAACACGCCCTTCACGGGTCCACTCGGTCCGAGCAATCTCGGCACCGTTGAGGCGACCGGACACCTGGATCTTGAGGCCGAGAACGCCAGCCCGTTGGGCTCGCTGCACGGCCATGCGGATTGTGCGGCGGAAGGCCACCCGCTTTTCCAGTTGTTGGGCGATGTATTCGGCCAACAGGAACGCGTCGGCATCGACCCGCTCCACTTCAACCACGTTGATCCGAACCTGACGGTTTGGATCACCAACAGTTTTCTGGATACCGGAGCGAAGATCCTCAATGCCGCTGCCTTGGCGACCCACCAACACGCCGGGACGTGCGGTTTTGAGCTCCACTTCGAGCTGATCGGCCTTGCGGGCGATCAGGACATCACTGATGCCGGCGGAGCCGTACTTCTTGTGGATGAACTTGCGGATCCGATCATCCTCTTGGAGGAGGGTCGGATAACTTTTGCTGGAGGCGTACCAGCGGGACCGGTGCTCCTGGGTGATCCCCAGGCGTAAGCCGGTTGGATGGATTTTGTGTCCCATCAGTCGGTGTGCTCGGGGGTCAGGAGTCGGTCTGGGATGCCACAGCAATGCTGATGTGACAGGTCTGCTTTTTGATCGCGTAGGCGCGACCCTGGGCGCGGGGCCGATAGCGCTTCATGGAGGGACCCATATCGGCGCTGGCCTGGGAGATCACCAAGGTGGAAGGGTCAAGGCCGAGGTTGTGCTCGGCGTTGGCCACTGCGGAACGCAGCACCTTGGTGATCGGGCCGGTGGAGCGATAGGGCATGAACTCGAGCATGATCAGCGCATCGCGATAGGTGCGTCCGCGGATCTGATCGAGCACCCGCCGCACCTTGGACACGGAGCCGCGGATGAAGCGGCCGTGGGCCTGGGCGGTGGTTGCCGTTGGGGATGACGTTGTCATGGACTCAGCGGCCTCCTTTCTTGTCTTTGATGTGGCCCTTGAAGGTGCGGGTCGGAGCGAATTCGCCCAGCTTGTGACCGACCATCTGCTCGGTCACGAAGACCGGCACGTGGGTTTTGCCGTTGTGAACGGCAATGGTGTGGCCGATCATCATCGGCAGAATCGTGGAGGCCCTGGACCACGTTTTGATCACCGACTTGTCGTCGGCGGCATTTTGCTTTTCAACCTTGCGAAGAAGGCTGTCAGCGATGAAAGGGCCTTTTTTAAGTGAACGTCCCATGGCGGATTAAGCGAACAGCAAAACAGTGATGAACATCAGGAGTCGCGTCCGCCACGGCTCCGCTTGGACGTCTTGCGACGCTTCCGGAGGACGAACTTGTTACTCGGCTTGTTGCGCTTGCGGGTCTTCAGACCCAGGGCAGGTTTGCCCCAGGGCGTGACAGGACCAGAGCGGCCGATGGGTGCCCGACCCTCACCACCACCATGGGGGTGGTCGCAAGGGTTCATCACACTGCCTCGCACCTGGGGACGACGTCCCAGCCAGCGGCGACGACCGGCCTTGCCAAGGCTGGTGTTGCGAATTTCGGAGTTACCGACTTCGCCCAGCGTGGCGTAGCACTCACGCCGGACCAGGCGTACCTCAGTGGAGGGCAGCTTGAGGGCGACATAGTCGCCTTCCTTGGCCATCACCTGGGCACTGGCACCGGCCGTGCGCACCATTTGGCCTCCGCGTCCGGCATACAGCTCGACGCAATGCACGCTCGAACCGAGCGGCACGGAGGAGAGCGGCATGGCATTGCCGTCCTCGATCGGGGCATCAGGCCCTGAAATCACGGTTTGTCCGACCGTGACACCAGCAGGGGCAAGGATGTAACGCTTCTCGCCATCGGTGTAGAAGAGCAGCGCCAGCCGCGCATTGCGGTGTGGGTCGTAATGGATGGCCGCCACCTTGGCGGGCACACCGTGCTTGTTGCGTCGGAAATCAACGACGCGGTACTGCCGCTTGTGGCCACCGCCGCGATGGCGGCAGGTGATCACGCCGCGGTTGTTGCGTCCCTTGCGGCGGTGCTTGGACACCACAAGTGAGCGTTCCGGCTTGCGGCCGGTGACTTCACTGAAGTCGGTGACCACCCGGGTGCGGGTTCCGGGGGTGTAGGGGCGGAAAGTGCGAATTGCCATGACGTTTCAGACCCCTCAGGACTCAGGGAAGAGTTGGATGGAGTTGCCTTCGGCGAGGCGCACCACGGCCTTTTTCACCTGCGCACGCTTGCCGGCGAAACGGCCGACCCGACGGCTGCGGCGAGGAGGGTTCATGGTGCTGATGCCGGTGACCTTGACATCGAAGAGTTGTTCAACAGCAGCTTTGATGTCTGGCTTGGCAGCTCGGTGATCCACCTCAAAGGTGTACTGGTTGAGTTCCAGCGCACGGGTGGCTTTTTCTGTGATCAGCGGCCGGCGGATCACATCCGCCAGGCGTCCGGTGAAGCGCTCAGTCATCGCCGTAAACCTCCTGGATGGTTGCGAGAGCCTCTTCTCCCAGCACCAGCGCGTTGGCATGGAGCAGGTCGAAGACGTTGAGTTGGTTGGCTGCAATCAGCTTCACCTTCTCGAGGTTGCGGACGGAACGACGCAGCACGTCCGAGGGTTCCCCCACCACGATCAGAACTTTGGACCCGGCTTCGATGCCCAGGCGTCCGAGGGCATCGGTGATTTCCCGAGTCTTCGGAGCTTCCAGGGATGCTCCGAAATCCTTGACCACCGTGACGTCGTCGATGCGAGCCATCAGCGCGGTGCGCAGGGCCAAGCGACGCTCCTTTCGGTTCATCGCAAGGTTGTAGGTGCGGGGCTTCGGTCCAAACACGATGCCGCCACCGGGACGGAGAGGCGTACGGATCGAACCCTGACGAGCCCGGCCAGTGCCTTTCTGCTTGTAAGGCTTGCGACCGCCACCGCGAACTTCGGCCCGGGTCAGGGTGCTTGCAGTGCCCTGACGGCTGTGGGCCTGCTGACGCAGAACCGCACGGTGCATCAGATCGAGGGCTGTGGTCTCTTTGGCGACCTTCAGGTCCAGGGAGGCCTTGCCGGTTTCCTTGCCCTGCCAGTCGCGGACTACACAGTTAGCCATCACTTACCTCCTTTGGCGGGCTTGGCACCCACGCGATTGGCGGGGCGGATGTTGAGCAGCGCTCCGGGCTTGCCTGGAACGGAGCCCTTCACTACCAACAGATTGCGATCACTGTCCACTCGGAGGATGGTGAGCCCCCGTGTGGTGATCTTCTTGCCGCCATAACGGCCAGCCATGCGCTTGCCGGGATAGATGCGACCCGGCGTTGTACCAGCGCCGGTGGAGCCTGGTTCCCGATGATTTTTGGAACCGTGCGTCATCGGACCGCGACTGAAGCCATGACGCTTCTGGTAACCGGCAAAGCCGCGTCCCATCGTGTCGCCGCTGACGTCAACCTTTTGGCCGGCTTCGAAGTCACCCACGGTGACTGCACCGCCGAGTTCCAGACCGTTGACATCGTCAACGCGGTATTCACTGAGGTGACGGAGCACACCCTCGCCGGATTTGGCGAGGTGCCCTTTGGCTGGTTTGTTGACCAGCTTTTCGCGGGTGTCCCCGAAGCCGATCTGGACGGCGATGTAGCCGTCCGTTTCTGTTGTTTTGAGTTGGGTGATCCGGCAAGGACCCGCCTCGATCAGAGTGACCGGGACGGCTTTGCCTTGCTCGTCGAAGAGCTGGGACATACCCAGCTTCTTCCCAAGGATGCCGATGGACATGGGAGGTAGTGACGCCAGCGTGGACAACCCCGCTCGTGCATCCGAAGGCGCAGGAACGGTGGCCAAGTGGGGGCTGATCGAAGTAACGCAGTCGTGGCCGAAGCGACAGGCACCATGAGCGCCGGAACGATTCGGAATGGAGCTAGCGAGCGAATCAGCTGGCTGGGACTTGCCCGATCGGATGGATCGGTAGTTTCCCGGCAGCAGAACAATCGGAATCGTCTTGCTGCTCTGGCCTGGGACCCGGCGCACTCGCCGGATCTGCTCTTGGAACTGGAGGCCCGGCTAGCGGACGGGCACAGATCTTCAGAGCAAACAAAAACACTACACCAGCGAGTGCCTGCTTCCGTTCATCTCTGATTAGCTGCCAGACTCCCTCTCATCTGAGATGGACTCATGCCGCTGCTGCTTTCAGGTCGGGGTTTCCGCCGTGAGCTGGAGTCCGTGGGATGTATGGCTGTTCATGCCCCTCTCGAAGGAGGCGCTGAGACGCGTCTGCTCCGACGCCTGCGCGCGGCTGGCTATCGCACCCACTTGAGCTCCGCTCGCGGGCTTGGCGATCCCGAGGTGTTCCTGCTTCAGAAACACGGGGTGCGCCCGCCCCATCTGGGTCACCAGAGCGTCGGACGCGGTGCCGCCGTTGGAGAGGTTCAGGAAGTGATGCCTCAGCTCGGGGAAGCTCTTCTTGGCGATAAGCCTGTCGTGCTCTGGTTGCTGGAAGGCCAGGTTCTATCCCGCTCCGAACTTCTCACGCTCTGCGATCTCAGCCGACGAGAGCCCCGTCTCAAGATTGTTGTGGAAATGGGGGGAGCCAGGAGTTTGCGCTGGCAGCCGATGACCCAGCTGCTCGGGGCCTGATCGTTTCTCTGCCACGGGATGCCGGTCTCACCGGCGATGAAGCGCTGCGTCAGGGGTGCTGGGTCAAGTTGATCTGTGGTGCCAGCAATCAGGATCTGGCCTCAATCAGCGACCTGTGTGCTGTGTATGCGGCTGCGGGTGTGCATTGCGTGGATGTCGCGGCCGATGCGGCGGTGGTGCATGCGGCTCGCCTCGGACTGAACTGCGCCCGAGAGCGCACTGGATCCTCTCCCTGGTTGATGGTCAGCGTCAGCGACGGATCCGATGTTCATTTTCGCAAGGCTGTCTTTGACCCAGCGTTGTGCCCCCCCGACTGCCCGAGGCCTTGTGAACGGGTCTGCCCCGCTGACGCCATCACTGCGGATAGAGGCGTTGAGGCCAGCGTTTGTTATGGATGTGGGCGCTGTCTTCCTGCCTGTCCCCAGCAGCTCATCCACGCTGAGGAGCACCAGGTCGGACTCGAGGGTTTGAGTCAATTGCTTCAGGAGCTGCAGCCGGATGCTCTGGAAATTCACACGGCACCGGAGCGAAGCGTTGCTTTCGAACGCACGCTGCTTGCGGTGGCAGCATCCCGTGTCCCCCTGCGTCGCTTGGCTGTCAGCTGTGGGCTGGAGGGCCATGGCGTCACTCCAGCAGCTCTGGCGAGGGAGCTCTGGCATCGTCATGGCGCTCTGCGTCGACAGGGCATGCGACCCCTCTGGCAATTGGATGGCCGGCCGATGAGCGGGGATGTGGGGGCTGGGACGGCCCGTGCCGCCCTGCGGCTCTGGCAGCAGCTGCGCACGATCGCTCCTCCAGGACCATTGCAGCTGGCCGGAGGCACCAACGATGTGACGATCAGCCTTCTGCAAACGCTGGATCCATCGGTCCAGGTACGACCCTCAGGCGTGGCGTTTGGCGGGATGGCTCGGGCGCTCCTCCAGCCCCTGCTTGTACAGGCGGAGTCTCGTCAGACCTCACTGCGGGACTGGCCAACGGGTTGGGAGAAAGCCGTGACGCTGGCCCGTTCTCTCGTTGCACCCTGGTTGCAGAGGGTCTGAGCCGGCCTCACTGCATGGCATCTCCCTGCTAGAAGGCGATCGGGACCTGACGGTTGGCGGGTTGATACGGACATGAGCACCGAGCGCATCACCGATGACCTTCAGCGACTTTTGTCGCTTTTGCCCGCATCGGTGCGTCAGGTCCTGGAACAGGACGATCACCACGATCAGTTGCTCGAGGTGGTGCTGGATCTCGGAAGGCTTCCTGAAGCCCGTTATCCAGGCCGCTCCCTGGCCTTGGGGGAACGCAGCCTCGAGCGCAAGGACCTGGAAGAGATGGTGGACCGCCTTGGCCAATTCGGTGCGGACAATCGGGCTGGCATCGAACGCACGCTTCACCGCATCAGCGCCATTCGCAATCGACGGGGTGATGTGGTGGGGCTCACCTGCAGGGTGGGGCGTGCCGTTTTTGGCACGGTCGCGATGGTGAGGGATTTGCTGGACAGTGAGCAATCTCTGCTGCTGATGGGGCGGCCTGGAGTGGGAAAAACCACAGCGTTGCGCGAGATCGCCAGGGTGCTTGCGGATGACCTGGGGAAAAGGGTCGTGGTGATCGACACCAGCAACGAAATCGCCGGTGATGGGGACATTCCTCATCCGGCGATCGGCAGGGCGCGGCGCATGCAGGTTGCGCGCCCCGAGCTGCAGCACCAGGTGATGATCGAGGCCGTTGAGAATCACATGCCCGAGGTCATCGTGATCGATGAAATCGGCACCGAGCTTGAGGCGCAGGCCGCGCGCACCATCGCCGAGAGGGGGGTGATGCTGGTGGCCACGGCCCACGGGAACGCACTCACCAATCTCATCAAGAATCCAACCTTCTGTGATCTGGTGGGTGGAATCGAATCGGTCACCCTCGGGGATGAGGAGGCTCGCCGGCGTCGCAGCCAGAAGACGGTTCTGGAGCGAGCCGCTGAGCCGACGTTTCCGATCGCGATTGAGATGCACAGCCGTCATCGGTGGGCTGTGCATGACGATGTGGCCCGAACGGTTGATCTGCTCTTGA
The sequence above is a segment of the Synechococcus sp. PROS-7-1 genome. Coding sequences within it:
- the rplC gene encoding 50S ribosomal protein L3, whose product is MSIGILGKKLGMSQLFDEQGKAVPVTLIEAGPCRITQLKTTETDGYIAVQIGFGDTREKLVNKPAKGHLAKSGEGVLRHLSEYRVDDVNGLELGGAVTVGDFEAGQKVDVSGDTMGRGFAGYQKRHGFSRGPMTHGSKNHREPGSTGAGTTPGRIYPGKRMAGRYGGKKITTRGLTILRVDSDRNLLVVKGSVPGKPGALLNIRPANRVGAKPAKGGK
- the rpsQ gene encoding 30S ribosomal protein S17, translated to MALKERVGTVVSDKMDKTVVVAVENRFPHPIYQKTVSRTTRYKAHDEDNSVRVGDRVRITETRPLSRHKRWAVAEVLSHSPKAEEGQK
- a CDS encoding NAD(P)H-quinone oxidoreductase subunit N, encoding MPLLLSGRGFRRELESVGCMAVHAPLEGGAETRLLRRLRAAGYRTHLSSARGLGDPEVFLLQKHGVRPPHLGHQSVGRGAAVGEVQEVMPQLGEALLGDKPVVLWLLEGQVLSRSELLTLCDLSRREPRLKIVVEMGGARSLRWQPMTQLLGA
- the rplP gene encoding 50S ribosomal protein L16: MLSPKRVKFRKQQRGRMRGVATRGNTIAFGQFALQAQECGWITSRQIEASRRAMTRYVKRGGKIWIRIFPDKPVTMRPAETRMGSGKGNPEFWVAVIKPGRILFEMGGDEITPEIAREAMRLAQYKLPVKTKFISLDEQEQSTGANAPAAAAATVES
- a CDS encoding LdpA C-terminal domain-containing domain, producing the protein MICGASNQDLASISDLCAVYAAAGVHCVDVAADAAVVHAARLGLNCARERTGSSPWLMVSVSDGSDVHFRKAVFDPALCPPDCPRPCERVCPADAITADRGVEASVCYGCGRCLPACPQQLIHAEEHQVGLEGLSQLLQELQPDALEIHTAPERSVAFERTLLAVAASRVPLRRLAVSCGLEGHGVTPAALARELWHRHGALRRQGMRPLWQLDGRPMSGDVGAGTARAALRLWQQLRTIAPPGPLQLAGGTNDVTISLLQTLDPSVQVRPSGVAFGGMARALLQPLLVQAESRQTSLRDWPTGWEKAVTLARSLVAPWLQRV
- the rplN gene encoding 50S ribosomal protein L14, which gives rise to MIQQESFLTVADNSGAKRIQCIRVLGTNRRYAHVGDVIVAAVKDAMPNMGVKKSDVVKAVVVRTKATLRRDTGNSIRFDDNAAVIINDDKNPKGTRVFGPVARELRERNFTKIVSLAPEVI
- a CDS encoding 50S ribosomal protein L23, whose protein sequence is MTERFTGRLADVIRRPLITEKATRALELNQYTFEVDHRAAKPDIKAAVEQLFDVKVTGISTMNPPRRSRRVGRFAGKRAQVKKAVVRLAEGNSIQLFPES
- the rpsS gene encoding 30S ribosomal protein S19, with translation MGRSLKKGPFIADSLLRKVEKQNAADDKSVIKTWSRASTILPMMIGHTIAVHNGKTHVPVFVTEQMVGHKLGEFAPTRTFKGHIKDKKGGR
- the rplD gene encoding 50S ribosomal protein L4, with translation MANCVVRDWQGKETGKASLDLKVAKETTALDLMHRAVLRQQAHSRQGTASTLTRAEVRGGGRKPYKQKGTGRARQGSIRTPLRPGGGIVFGPKPRTYNLAMNRKERRLALRTALMARIDDVTVVKDFGASLEAPKTREITDALGRLGIEAGSKVLIVVGEPSDVLRRSVRNLEKVKLIAANQLNVFDLLHANALVLGEEALATIQEVYGDD
- the rplB gene encoding 50S ribosomal protein L2, encoding MAIRTFRPYTPGTRTRVVTDFSEVTGRKPERSLVVSKHRRKGRNNRGVITCRHRGGGHKRQYRVVDFRRNKHGVPAKVAAIHYDPHRNARLALLFYTDGEKRYILAPAGVTVGQTVISGPDAPIEDGNAMPLSSVPLGSSVHCVELYAGRGGQMVRTAGASAQVMAKEGDYVALKLPSTEVRLVRRECYATLGEVGNSEIRNTSLGKAGRRRWLGRRPQVRGSVMNPCDHPHGGGEGRAPIGRSGPVTPWGKPALGLKTRKRNKPSNKFVLRKRRKTSKRSRGGRDS
- the rpmC gene encoding 50S ribosomal protein L29, whose amino-acid sequence is MARPNASELRQLSDADITEQINGLRRELFDLRFQQATRQLGNTHRFKQSRIKLAQLLTVQKERQSSTAS
- the rplX gene encoding 50S ribosomal protein L24 translates to MAAATSQSAPTQRIKMRLRKGDTVQVIAGKDKGKTGEVLRTLPNENRVIVEGVNMRTRHVKPTQEGESGRIVTEEASLHASNVMLYSTTKKVASRVELITEKDGSKKRRLKKTGEVID
- the rpsC gene encoding 30S ribosomal protein S3 yields the protein MGHKIHPTGLRLGITQEHRSRWYASSKSYPTLLQEDDRIRKFIHKKYGSAGISDVLIARKADQLEVELKTARPGVLVGRQGSGIEDLRSGIQKTVGDPNRQVRINVVEVERVDADAFLLAEYIAQQLEKRVAFRRTIRMAVQRAQRAGVLGLKIQVSGRLNGAEIARTEWTREGRVPLHTLRADIDYATKVASTTYGVLGIKVWVFKGEVLGDEAQQQLPVGATPRRRAGRRPQQFEDRSNEG
- a CDS encoding AAA family ATPase, whose protein sequence is MSTERITDDLQRLLSLLPASVRQVLEQDDHHDQLLEVVLDLGRLPEARYPGRSLALGERSLERKDLEEMVDRLGQFGADNRAGIERTLHRISAIRNRRGDVVGLTCRVGRAVFGTVAMVRDLLDSEQSLLLMGRPGVGKTTALREIARVLADDLGKRVVVIDTSNEIAGDGDIPHPAIGRARRMQVARPELQHQVMIEAVENHMPEVIVIDEIGTELEAQAARTIAERGVMLVATAHGNALTNLIKNPTFCDLVGGIESVTLGDEEARRRRSQKTVLERAAEPTFPIAIEMHSRHRWAVHDDVARTVDLLLRGQTPRPQERELTEDGGVRLVDADVQKSLRAPQKRPALAIVPMPDPVAARVRDFQSAEGEMEAVRDPETLQILCCGLSRQRLEEAVRCHRWPVQAVDDLSAADVLLSVRQGLGRQPDLRRQAREAGVPILVIKSDSLPQVERALERLLSRRSRPETQSLPPVSAAEPGRADALAALEECRLAVEQVVMPEGRPVELLPRSEVVLQMQADLVARYRLRSDVYGPSDQRRLRLFPP
- the rplV gene encoding 50S ribosomal protein L22; amino-acid sequence: MTTSSPTATTAQAHGRFIRGSVSKVRRVLDQIRGRTYRDALIMLEFMPYRSTGPITKVLRSAVANAEHNLGLDPSTLVISQASADMGPSMKRYRPRAQGRAYAIKKQTCHISIAVASQTDS